One Brassica napus cultivar Da-Ae chromosome A5, Da-Ae, whole genome shotgun sequence DNA window includes the following coding sequences:
- the LOC106423551 gene encoding 60S ribosomal protein L18a-like protein, whose translation MTSGGVVEDEKNRSVATDYQHQQQPPHHPPPFQGVSNYPPPQQQPPPPGYPQPAQPYVSGYAVNGVTEHDRLPCCGIGIGWLLFILGFFFGAIPWYIGFFLFLFSRNPREKPGYIACAIGAVIATIFIVIGAVRGSGAWS comes from the exons ATGACTAGCGGCGGCGTAGTAGAAGACGAGAAAAACAGATCAGTTGCGACTGATTATCAACaccagcagcagcctcctcatCATCCTCCGCCGTTTCAAGGTGTCTCCAACTATCCACCTCCTCAGCAGCAGCCACCTCCCCCCGGTTATCCACAGCCAGCTCAGCCCTACGTCTCCG GTTATGCTGTTAATGGAGTAACAGAGCACGATCGTCTTCCTTGTTGTGGAATAGGCATTGGTTGGTTATT ATTCATCCTTGGTTTCTTCTTCGGTGCCATCCCCTGGTACATCGGCTTTTTCCTTTTCCTATTCTCTAGAAACCCGCGTGAGAAACCAGGATACATAGCTTGTGCAATTGGA GCTGTTATTGCTACGATTTTCATCGTTATTGGAGCTGTAAGAGGATCAGGGGCCTGGTCTTAA
- the LOC106423550 gene encoding 60S ribosomal protein L18a-2-like, whose protein sequence is MVAFRFHQYQVVGRALPTEKDVQPKIYRMKLWATNEVRAKSKFWYFLRKLKKVKKSNGQMLAINEIFEKNPTKIKNYGIWLRYQSRTGYHNMYKEFRDTTLNGAVEQMYTEMASRHRVRFPCIQIIKTATVPAKLCKRESTKQFHNSKIKFPLVFRKVRPPTRKLKTTYKASKPNLFM, encoded by the exons ATGGTCGCTTTCCGG TTTCACCAGTACCAAGTGGTTGGGAGAGCACTTCCAACAGAGAAAGATGTGCAGCCTAAGATTTACCGTATGAAGCTTTGGGCCACTAATGAGGTCCGCGCTAAGTCCAAGTTTTG GTACTTCTTGAGGAAGCTGAAGAAGGTTAAGAAAAGCAACGGACAAATGCTTGCCATCAATGAG ATTTTCGAGAAGAACCCCACGAAGATTAAGAACTACGGTATCTGGCTTCGTTACCAGAGCAGAACTGGATACCACAACATGTACAAGGAGTTCCGTGACACAACTCTCAACGGTGCTGTGGAGCAGATGTACACCGAGATGGCTTCTCGCCACAGAGTGAGGTTCCCTTGCATTCAGATCATCAAGACCGCTACAGTCCCTGCAAAGCTGTGCAAGAGAGAGAGCACCAAGCAGTTccacaactccaagatcaagtTCCCTCTTGTTTTCAGGAAGGTCAGGCCACCAACCAGGAAGCTCAAGACTACGTACAAGGCCTCAAAGCCCAACCTTTTCATGTAA